AAACTCGGCTCTGTAAATGACTGCTTGCGAAAAGAGAAAGAAACGGGGTGCACGTGCGGTGCTTGTTCCTCTATGCGTTTCAAAAGGTACGGCACGCTGTCCGTTGCATAGAGGTGCGAAGCCAGCGCAATGATGTTGCCGCCCTTGCCGAGCGCAAAATCATACCATTGGTTCCGCTCGGTGTTCACCTTGAACGAGGCTTCGGTTTCTTCCCTGAACGGTGATTTGTACCAAAGATTGATGCCCTGCCGCTTCACCGGGCTATATCCCAAGCTGTGAAGGTATTCTTCCAGCCTGATTTGTTTTGCTGTCTGTATGTCCATAAATGATTGTCTTTATCGGTTATTGTTTGTTTTTCTTTTCGCCAGTATCTGTTTATAGGTTACTGGCTGTATAACCACTTCACTTTATTGTCGTATATATAGGATACGGCTTAAAGTGAAGCGGTTTGATGCGCTCCTGCAACCACTTCGCTTTATCCTAATATATAGACCCGGAGAATAAAGTGAAGTGATTGCAGGAAGCGTGTCAATAGTGGAAATCCGGTTCGTATCTGTACTTCCTGCCATTTTCCTGCACTATCATCCGCTTGTTCTTCAACACTGTGATGAGCTTAACCAGCTTGTTGTCGCTTAACGGAACACCCACCAAGGCATACGACTCTTTCAATGCTTTGCTCAGTTCCTTATATCCGTATTCGTCCTGCAACGAAAATGCTGCTTCCAGTGCTATCCGGTGTTGTTGCTCGGAAATGTCCTTGCAGGCATCAAACCTTTCGCCTTGGGGTCTGCCGGGCGCTTTGGCTTCTGTCTGGTAATCCTCCATCAGTTCAGGCAATGCCCTTTCATTGATGCGGAAGGCAAACGGCTCGAAGTCCATCGCACGGATGTGCATGGCGGAAACCTTGCTGATGTCCCCGTTGCTTTTGTCCTTTTCAACGAGCAGTACGGTTTCAGCCTTGTTGTTCAGTTCCGTGCCGATATGTCCCCTTGCGTTCTCATCCCCCTTGTTCTGGTGGAGTATCGTGTGGATATGTATCTGCCTGTCGTCCGTCCACTGCATCAGTTTCGATATGATGCGTGTCGATTCGCCGGGGCTGTTGATGTCATACACCATGTCACGGATAC
Above is a window of Candidatus Caccoplasma merdavium DNA encoding:
- a CDS encoding AAA family ATPase, with amino-acid sequence MDYMKEIKEISAEQAIILWQASRLSLSKIYEKAPEILKVQGSVIGTLGNFSASIGKAKSKKTFNVSAIVAAALKNGTVLRYAAELPEAKRKVLYVDTEQSPHHCLNVMERIMRMAGLPDDKDNENLEFLALRKYTPEQRIRIVEQAIYHTPNLGLVVIDGIRDMVYDINSPGESTRIISKLMQWTDDRQIHIHTILHQNKGDENARGHIGTELNNKAETVLLVEKDKSNGDISKVSAMHIRAMDFEPFAFRINERALPELMEDYQTEAKAPGRPQGERFDACKDISEQQHRIALEAAFSLQDEYGYKELSKALKESYALVGVPLSDNKLVKLITVLKNKRMIVQENGRKYRYEPDFHY